A part of Bombus huntii isolate Logan2020A chromosome 16, iyBomHunt1.1, whole genome shotgun sequence genomic DNA contains:
- the LOC126874235 gene encoding trinucleotide repeat-containing gene 6C protein isoform X5, whose translation MFPHNSSSHEISTETNAFVQNSMGDVVVLGKSSPIRVGEGRESENDRYCDIEFINNMMAKPNSHRENTAANDFLTVLSNQTGKFILTSRSSTCQSVASSTTKHPTKNHLLTSFSVLNIRVLSISVNLRLTGDKCAIDEGVPSLVRIPKSDRPSSGHFSLDSLDNYSLLGSCLHPGKYNNIKSNSSLLSNNNDNYKSVILLSSTSNHYFLRVEMDGGAIAMRLRTSKILILNLKEKTVEMLSWVINGISDVATITVGALSFQDNVKSNEPSGTYFASYRYSGSYTRLGPEFVKSLSKSTIGDRFRVKGENQDEFALYIPTMTTCKPTMTLTRQSASRIIGVPGSRPNYFEILWPDQMHTPHKFYGSLSNCLTEYHNDSLPEGEVKENNSSKCFGNFNEQIQCRNIGENTINDNELKRIRSQTAVYFNDEHYTQTGVFCFCGFERNYDCQNSHELIERDVSISLSCSSLLKRTKLKYQAFTGVIDGKFSSKNLCDLYQSKETLFKVLQAIGFNVENIFTESLVNSKQFSLTSSTYQTAQFIDSENSNEAMKIDAIAVNLHNCNQFKKYKDAAPGSKDKRTTNGNLTVSTAVEEISSRNYPISSFSKRKEVDNANGVSRTYLIHCARNLIAASVGVSKDILQAHRTDLKHVLTLLFGQICDLDEFNLGYKKRWGIPGILRLAGGGENSLNSSGTTNWGSTQTSTTNNNNNNQSGWGGNSGNPSGSSGAPGNWTGNSVNRSVAGNPNSNQNQGPPGGQNVPGNVNKVSNPNQQSNQQSGPPTSQSSGTSQGSQNSNQWSQGKSNNPGGSSQNSSVQNNNTSAQQQQQQQQQSNSSNNNNQSNNQTQGSVNSSNTPANNNPSTKQQLEQLNTVREALFSQDGWGCQNVNQDTNWDVPTSPEPSMSKDGVPIWKTPVNNGTDLWEANLRNGGQPPPQQQAKTPWGHTPATNIGGTWGEDDEAADTSNMWTGAPTSSQPNSAAGQWTTGTSNQTGMWGGSNWGDPRIDHRDPRDLRSVDPREMRDPRDHRMSLDPREHIRVMDPMARDPRMADMRGDPRGISGRLNGANADAMWGQPPGPPHHQMGHQHPSGPPTKMLNPSNINQWAAPPPKDIMPGKPSGWEEPSPPTQRRNVPNYDDGTSLWGNPAVNQRTIPGSKVSHWKDLPTPNIGRGGMQCPPGMPQNRMPAQPGMKPDVSGPMWGHPGAAGGRNGSWAEGPHDTGSWDDPKTPSTWNEAQLNPGTWGGPSAHKPKPMGPTGSWADTDMDPTPSWGHPTKPTLTKEVIWNSREFRYLCDMGYKKEDVELALRTREMNREEALELLSQVRPLDQWRRHDAHSTYDPTNQATTAPAYPRFNHVAQQMSFPPGAGVPSGNATGSVGGSVASASLLKLQQQQQQTAVPLQQQQPSSNAPQPPFNQASRAPQNQPSTQQLRMLVQQIQLAVQEGYLNHQILNQPLAPQTLILLNQLLQQIKVLQQLHQQHSVQSTMKGNGQSVLQISVQITKTKQQIANLQNQIAVQQATYMKQQQQQQQQQQQQQHPVPPSQSSEYYKSSVHDPMSALQNSFTDLTMNKEPPVSQQQSRLNQWKLPSLDKDGELVSNEFSRAPGTTSKPAATPAGLTRSHSSPNMNPLLGQGDGTWSTRLGESGWPDPGNSDSTDGKDWQPTGAAAGAAAFTDLVPEFEPGKPWKCLTSKGVKQSTRW comes from the exons ATGTTTCCACACAATTCTAGTTCACATGAGATTTCTACAGAAACAAATGCCTTCGTACAAAATTCCATG GGGGATGTAGTAGTATTAGGGAAAAGCAGTCCGATAAGGGTTGGGGAGGGAAGAGAATCAGAGAATGATAGGTACTGTGATATCGAGTTCATAAACAACATGATGGCCAAACCTAATAGCCATCGCGAAAATACCGCCGCCAATGACTTTTTAACCGTCCTGTCGAACCAAActg GCAAGTTTATCTTGACCAGTCGAAGCTCGACCTGCCAGTCAGTGGCGTCGTCAACCACAAAACACCCAACAAAAAATCATCTTCTAACTAGCTTTAGCGTACTAAACATTAGGGTACTAAGTATAAGCGTAAATCTAAGATTAACAGGAGATAAGTGCGCAATCGATGAAGGGGTACCTAGCCTAGTTAGGATACCCAAGTCTGATCGCCCCTCGTCAGGCCACTTTTCTCTCGACTCTCTTGACAATTACTCCTTACTAGGATCCTGCCTTCATCCGGgcaaatacaataatattaagTCTAATTCTAGCCTCCTAagtaataataacgataactACAAGTCTGTGATATTGCTCAGCTCAACCAGTAACCATTATTTCCTCCGCGTTGAAATGGACGGTGGTGCGATTGCAATGAGACTAAGAAcctcaaaaatattaattttgaactTAAAAGAAAAGACGGTGGAGATGTTGTCCTGGGTAATTAATGGTATTAGTGACGTGGCAACAATTACTGTTGGTGCTCTTTCATTTCAGGATAATGTTAAGTCTAACGAGCCTTCGGGCACTTATTTCGCGAGCTATAGGTACTCAGGGTCGTATACGCGTCTTGGCCCTGAGTTTGTTAAGTCTCTTTCTAAGTCTACTATAGGGGATAGGTTTAGGGTTAAGGGGGAGAACCAAGACGAGTTCGCTCTCTACATTCCTACTATGACTACCTGCAAGCCTACGATGACGCTTACACGCCAATCTGCATCCCGAATAATCGGTGTACCTGGATCTCGGCCGAACTACTTCGAGATATTATGGCCCGACCAAATGCACACTCCTCACAAATTTTATGGCAGTTTATCAAACTGTTTAACGGAATATCACAATGATTCTCTTCCAGAAGgagaagtaaaagaaaataattcttcGAAATGTTTCGGTAATTTTAACGAACAAATACAATGCCGAAACATTGGCGAAAATACGATTAACGATAACGAACTAAAAAGGATCAGATCTCAAACTGCTGTCTATTTCAATGACGAGCATTATACTCAGACAGGAGTATTTTGTTTTTGCGGTTTTGAGAGAAACTACGATTGCCAAAATTCGCACGAGTTGATAGAAAGAGATGTTTCTATTAGTTTGTCGTGCTCTAGTTTACTTAAACGAACGAAGCTGAAGTACCAAGCTTTCACTGGTGTGATTGATGgaaaattttcttcaaaaaatcTCTGTGATTTGTACCAATCTAAAGAGACGTTATTCAAAGTACTCCAAGCTATCGGATTTAATGTTGAGAACATTTTCACAGAAAGTCTGGTAAATTCTAAGCAATTCAGTCTGACCAGTTCGACGTATCAAACTGCCCAGTTCATTGACAGTGAGAATTCTAATGAAGCAATGAAGATCGATGCCATTGCAGTAAACTTACATAATTGCAAtcagtttaaaaaatataaagatgcTGCTCCTGGTTCAAAGGATAAGCGAACCACAAATGGAAATTTAACTGTTTCTACTGCAGTGGAAGAAATATCCTCAAGAAATTATCCAATTTCTAGTTTCTCGAAGAGAAAGGAAGTCGACAACGCAAATGGCGTGAGTCGAACTTACCTTATTCATTGTGCAAGGAATCTCATAGCAGCGTCCGTTGGAGTTTCCAAAGACATCTTACAAGCTCACAGAACTGATCTTAAGCACGTGTTAACGCTCCTTTTTGGACAGATTTGCGATCTTGATGAATTCAATTTGGGGTATAAGAAAAGGTGGGGAATTCCTGGCATTTTGAGATTGGCTGGCGGGGGTGAAAATTCATTGAATAGCAGTGGAACTACAAATTGGGGCTCTACACAAACTAGTACTAcaaataacaacaacaacaatcaATCGGGTTGGGGAGGAAACTCTGGGAATCCTTCCGGAAGTAGCGGAGCACCTGGTAATTGGACTGGAAACAGTGTAAATAGGTCCGTTGCTGGAAATCCAAATTCAAATCAAAATCAGGGACCTCCAGGTGGACAAAATGTCCCAG GTAACGTGAATAAAGTGAGCAATCCAAATCAACAATCAAATCAACAATCAGGTCCACCCACTTCTCAATCAAGTGGCACAAGTCAGGGTAGTCAAAACAGCAACCAATGGTCACAGGGAAAATCTAATAATCCTGGAGGATCAAGTCAGAACTCTTCtgttcaaaataataatacttcagcccaacaacaacaacaacagcagcaacagTCGAATTCCAGTAACAATAATAATCAGTCAAACAATCAGACTCAGGGATCTGTTAACAGTAGTAATACACCTGCAAACAATAATCCTTCAACAAAGCAACAATTAGAACAGTTAAATACAGTGAGGGAAGCACTTTTTAGTCAAGATGGTTGGGGTTGT CAGAATGTGAATCAGGACACAAACTGGGATGTCCCAACATCTCCAGAACCTAGTATGTCAAAAGATGGAGTTCCAATCTGGAAGACACCGGTAAACAATGGCACAGATTTATGGGAAGCTAATCTCAGAAATGGTGGTCAACCTCCACCTCAGCAGCAAGCTAAAACACCTTGGGGTCATACACCAGCAACAAACATTGGTGGAACTTGGGGTGAAGATGATGAAGCTGCAGATACATCTAATATGTGGACTGGTGCCCCCACATCTTCCCAACCAAATTCTGCAGCTGGCCAATGGACGACTGGTACCAGTAACCAAACTGGTATGTGGGGAG GATCCAACTGGGGTGATCCAAGGATCGATCATCGAGATCCTAGAGATCTCCGTTCTGTTGATCCTAGAGAGATGCGAGATCCCCGTGACCACAGAATGTCTTTGGATCCTCGAGAACACATACGCGTGATGGATCCAATGGCTCGTGATCCTAGGATGGCAGACATGCGTGGGGATCCCCGCGGAATTTCTGGAAGGTTAAACGGTGCCAATGCGGATGCAATGTGGGGTCAACCACCAGGTCCCCCACATCACCAAATGGGACATCAACATCCTTCAGGCCCTCCAACAAAGATGTTAAATCCTTCTAATATAAATCAGTGGGCTGCACCACCACCAAAGGATATTATGCCAGGGAAACCATCAGGTTGGGAAGAACCTTCTCCACCAACACAAAGAAGAAATGTCCCAAACTATGACGATGGCACAAGTTTATGGGGAAATCCTGCAGTTAATCAAAGGACCATACCTGGTAGTAAAGTTTCTCATTGGAAGGATCTTCCAACGCCAAATATAGGGAGAGGAG GAATGCAGTGTCCTCCGGGCATGCCACAGAATAGAATGCCAGCTCAACCTGGAATGAAACCAGATGTTAGTGGACCAATGTGGGGACATCCTGGTGCTGCTGGTGGACGAAATGGTAGTTGGGCTGAAGGACCACATGATACAGGTTCATGGGATGATCCAAAAACACCAAGTACCTGGAACGAAGCTCAATTAAATCCTGGCACTTGGGGTGGACCCAGTGCGCACAAACCTAAACCAATGGGGCCCACTGGAAGCTGGGCTGATACTGATATGGATCCTACTCCTAGTTGGGGTCATCCTACGAAACCAACTCTTACAAAGGAAGTTATATGGAATAGCAGGGAATTTAGATATCTTTGTGACATGGGATACAAA AAAGAAGATGTTGAATTGGCATTGAGAACTCGTGAAATGAATAGAGAGGAAGCTTTGGAACTTTTAAGTCAAGTGCGGCCTTTAGACCAATGGAGAAGACATGACGCACACTCCACTTATGATCCGACAAATCAAGCTACAACTGCGCCAGCATATCCTAGATTTAATCACGTCGCACAGCAAATGTCTTTTCCTCCG GGTGCTGGAGTGCCAAGTGGAAATGCAACTGGTAGTGTGGGAGGATCGGTTGCTAGTGCAAGTTTATTGAAAttacaacaacaacagcaacaaacTGCTGTTCCATTACAACAACAACAACCTAGTAGTAATGCACCTCAACCACCTTTCAATCAG GCTTCCAGAGCTCCTCAGAATCAACCCAGTACTCAACAACTGCGTATGTTAGTACAACAGATTCAGCTAGCCGTCCAGGAAGGTTACTTAAACCATCAAATTTTAAATCAACCACTTGCACCTCAAACTCTAATACTTTTGAACCAACTATTACAACAAATCAAAGTCTTACAACAGCTTCATCAACAACATTCTGTGCAAAGTACAATGAAGGGCAATGGCCAATCTGTTCTTCAGATCAGTGTACAAATTACAAAAACAAAACAGCAAATAGCAAACCTTCAAAACCAAATTGCTGTGCAACAAGCTACTTACATGAagcaacaacagcagcagcagcagcaacaacagcagcagcaacacCCTGTGCCACCATCTCAAAGCTCAGAATACTATAAGAGCTCAGTACATGATCCTATGTCAGCTTTGCAAAATAGTTTCACAGATTTGACAATGAATAAGGAACCTCCTGTT agTCAGCAACAGTCAAGACTGAATCAGTGGAAGTTACCTTCTTTGGACAAGGATGGAGAGTTAGTTTCGAACGAGTTCTCGAGAGCACCAGGAACAACCAGTAAGCCAGCAGCTACACCGGCTGGTTTAACACGATCACACAGTAGTCCTAACATGAATCCTTTGTTGGGTCAAGGAGATGGTACATGGTCCACCAGACTTGGAGAGAGTGGATGGCCAGATCCAGGTAACTCGGATTCCACTGATGGAAAGGATTGGCAGCCAACTGGTGCAGCTGCTGGTGCTGCTGCTTTCACCGATCTTGTACCTGAATTTGAACCTGGCAAGCCATGGAAG TGCCTGACGTCGAAAGGGGTTAAACAGAGTACGCGCTGGTAA
- the LOC126874235 gene encoding protein Gawky isoform X3, which produces MFPHNSSSHEISTETNAFVQNSMGDVVVLGKSSPIRVGEGRESENDRYCDIEFINNMMAKPNSHRENTAANDFLTVLSNQTGKFILTSRSSTCQSVASSTTKHPTKNHLLTSFSVLNIRVLSISVNLRLTGDKCAIDEGVPSLVRIPKSDRPSSGHFSLDSLDNYSLLGSCLHPGKYNNIKSNSSLLSNNNDNYKSVILLSSTSNHYFLRVEMDGGAIAMRLRTSKILILNLKEKTVEMLSWVINGISDVATITVGALSFQDNVKSNEPSGTYFASYRYSGSYTRLGPEFVKSLSKSTIGDRFRVKGENQDEFALYIPTMTTCKPTMTLTRQSASRIIGVPGSRPNYFEILWPDQMHTPHKFYGSLSNCLTEYHNDSLPEGEVKENNSSKCFGNFNEQIQCRNIGENTINDNELKRIRSQTAVYFNDEHYTQTGVFCFCGFERNYDCQNSHELIERDVSISLSCSSLLKRTKLKYQAFTGVIDGKFSSKNLCDLYQSKETLFKVLQAIGFNVENIFTESLVNSKQFSLTSSTYQTAQFIDSENSNEAMKIDAIAVNLHNCNQFKKYKDAAPGSKDKRTTNGNLTVSTAVEEISSRNYPISSFSKRKEVDNANGVSRTYLIHCARNLIAASVGVSKDILQAHRTDLKHVLTLLFGQICDLDEFNLGYKKRWGIPGILRLAGGGENSLNSSGTTNWGSTQTSTTNNNNNNQSGWGGNSGNPSGSSGAPGNWTGNSVNRSVAGNPNSNQNQGPPGGQNVPGNVNKVSNPNQQSNQQSGPPTSQSSGTSQGSQNSNQWSQGKSNNPGGSSQNSSVQNNNTSAQQQQQQQQQSNSSNNNNQSNNQTQGSVNSSNTPANNNPSTKQQLEQLNTVREALFSQDGWGCQNVNQDTNWDVPTSPEPSMSKDGVPIWKTPVNNGTDLWEANLRNGGQPPPQQQAKTPWGHTPATNIGGTWGEDDEAADTSNMWTGAPTSSQPNSAAGQWTTGTSNQTGMWGGSNWGDPRIDHRDPRDLRSVDPREMRDPRDHRMSLDPREHIRVMDPMARDPRMADMRGDPRGISGRLNGANADAMWGQPPGPPHHQMGHQHPSGPPTKMLNPSNINQWAAPPPKDIMPGKPSGWEEPSPPTQRRNVPNYDDGTSLWGNPAVNQRTIPGSKVSHWKDLPTPNIGRGGMQCPPGMPQNRMPAQPGMKPDVSGPMWGHPGAAGGRNGSWAEGPHDTGSWDDPKTPSTWNEAQLNPGTWGGPSAHKPKPMGPTGSWADTDMDPTPSWGHPTKPTLTKEVIWNSREFRYLCDMGYKKEDVELALRTREMNREEALELLSQVRPLDQWRRHDAHSTYDPTNQATTAPAYPRFNHVAQQMSFPPGAGVPSGNATGSVGGSVASASLLKLQQQQQQTAVPLQQQQPSSNAPQPPFNQASRAPQNQPSTQQLRMLVQQIQLAVQEGYLNHQILNQPLAPQTLILLNQLLQQIKVLQQLHQQHSVQSTMKGNGQSVLQISVQITKTKQQIANLQNQIAVQQATYMKQQQQQQQQQQQQQHPVPPSQSSEYYKSSVHDPMSALQNSFTDLTMNKEPPVSQQQSRLNQWKLPSLDKDGELVSNEFSRAPGTTSKPAATPAGLTRSHSSPNMNPLLGQGDGTWSTRLGESGWPDPGNSDSTDGKDWQPTGAAAGAAAFTDLVPEFEPGKPWKMKSIEDDPSITPGSIVRSPLSLATIKDPDAIFSSSSKTSPPPQQPTNPDTSIPSLSNSTWTFNPPATTPNAFTSSKNTWGESAPPPTAVTSELWGAPMSKVRGPPPGLSSKTTGNTSNGWAGFGTVSRSSSWGFQSSTNAAWVSTWLLLKNLTPQIDGSTLKTLCMQHGPVQDFRLYLNHGIALTKYSSRDEAIKAQGALNNCVLGNTTIFAESPADTEVHSLLQQLSHGGQQQAGATTGAGWGLRPSNKTGPPPDTWGGSSSQLWGAPPSSNSLWSSAGIDSNDQQRATPSSLNSYLPGDLLGGESM; this is translated from the exons ATGTTTCCACACAATTCTAGTTCACATGAGATTTCTACAGAAACAAATGCCTTCGTACAAAATTCCATG GGGGATGTAGTAGTATTAGGGAAAAGCAGTCCGATAAGGGTTGGGGAGGGAAGAGAATCAGAGAATGATAGGTACTGTGATATCGAGTTCATAAACAACATGATGGCCAAACCTAATAGCCATCGCGAAAATACCGCCGCCAATGACTTTTTAACCGTCCTGTCGAACCAAActg GCAAGTTTATCTTGACCAGTCGAAGCTCGACCTGCCAGTCAGTGGCGTCGTCAACCACAAAACACCCAACAAAAAATCATCTTCTAACTAGCTTTAGCGTACTAAACATTAGGGTACTAAGTATAAGCGTAAATCTAAGATTAACAGGAGATAAGTGCGCAATCGATGAAGGGGTACCTAGCCTAGTTAGGATACCCAAGTCTGATCGCCCCTCGTCAGGCCACTTTTCTCTCGACTCTCTTGACAATTACTCCTTACTAGGATCCTGCCTTCATCCGGgcaaatacaataatattaagTCTAATTCTAGCCTCCTAagtaataataacgataactACAAGTCTGTGATATTGCTCAGCTCAACCAGTAACCATTATTTCCTCCGCGTTGAAATGGACGGTGGTGCGATTGCAATGAGACTAAGAAcctcaaaaatattaattttgaactTAAAAGAAAAGACGGTGGAGATGTTGTCCTGGGTAATTAATGGTATTAGTGACGTGGCAACAATTACTGTTGGTGCTCTTTCATTTCAGGATAATGTTAAGTCTAACGAGCCTTCGGGCACTTATTTCGCGAGCTATAGGTACTCAGGGTCGTATACGCGTCTTGGCCCTGAGTTTGTTAAGTCTCTTTCTAAGTCTACTATAGGGGATAGGTTTAGGGTTAAGGGGGAGAACCAAGACGAGTTCGCTCTCTACATTCCTACTATGACTACCTGCAAGCCTACGATGACGCTTACACGCCAATCTGCATCCCGAATAATCGGTGTACCTGGATCTCGGCCGAACTACTTCGAGATATTATGGCCCGACCAAATGCACACTCCTCACAAATTTTATGGCAGTTTATCAAACTGTTTAACGGAATATCACAATGATTCTCTTCCAGAAGgagaagtaaaagaaaataattcttcGAAATGTTTCGGTAATTTTAACGAACAAATACAATGCCGAAACATTGGCGAAAATACGATTAACGATAACGAACTAAAAAGGATCAGATCTCAAACTGCTGTCTATTTCAATGACGAGCATTATACTCAGACAGGAGTATTTTGTTTTTGCGGTTTTGAGAGAAACTACGATTGCCAAAATTCGCACGAGTTGATAGAAAGAGATGTTTCTATTAGTTTGTCGTGCTCTAGTTTACTTAAACGAACGAAGCTGAAGTACCAAGCTTTCACTGGTGTGATTGATGgaaaattttcttcaaaaaatcTCTGTGATTTGTACCAATCTAAAGAGACGTTATTCAAAGTACTCCAAGCTATCGGATTTAATGTTGAGAACATTTTCACAGAAAGTCTGGTAAATTCTAAGCAATTCAGTCTGACCAGTTCGACGTATCAAACTGCCCAGTTCATTGACAGTGAGAATTCTAATGAAGCAATGAAGATCGATGCCATTGCAGTAAACTTACATAATTGCAAtcagtttaaaaaatataaagatgcTGCTCCTGGTTCAAAGGATAAGCGAACCACAAATGGAAATTTAACTGTTTCTACTGCAGTGGAAGAAATATCCTCAAGAAATTATCCAATTTCTAGTTTCTCGAAGAGAAAGGAAGTCGACAACGCAAATGGCGTGAGTCGAACTTACCTTATTCATTGTGCAAGGAATCTCATAGCAGCGTCCGTTGGAGTTTCCAAAGACATCTTACAAGCTCACAGAACTGATCTTAAGCACGTGTTAACGCTCCTTTTTGGACAGATTTGCGATCTTGATGAATTCAATTTGGGGTATAAGAAAAGGTGGGGAATTCCTGGCATTTTGAGATTGGCTGGCGGGGGTGAAAATTCATTGAATAGCAGTGGAACTACAAATTGGGGCTCTACACAAACTAGTACTAcaaataacaacaacaacaatcaATCGGGTTGGGGAGGAAACTCTGGGAATCCTTCCGGAAGTAGCGGAGCACCTGGTAATTGGACTGGAAACAGTGTAAATAGGTCCGTTGCTGGAAATCCAAATTCAAATCAAAATCAGGGACCTCCAGGTGGACAAAATGTCCCAG GTAACGTGAATAAAGTGAGCAATCCAAATCAACAATCAAATCAACAATCAGGTCCACCCACTTCTCAATCAAGTGGCACAAGTCAGGGTAGTCAAAACAGCAACCAATGGTCACAGGGAAAATCTAATAATCCTGGAGGATCAAGTCAGAACTCTTCtgttcaaaataataatacttcagcccaacaacaacaacaacagcagcaacagTCGAATTCCAGTAACAATAATAATCAGTCAAACAATCAGACTCAGGGATCTGTTAACAGTAGTAATACACCTGCAAACAATAATCCTTCAACAAAGCAACAATTAGAACAGTTAAATACAGTGAGGGAAGCACTTTTTAGTCAAGATGGTTGGGGTTGT CAGAATGTGAATCAGGACACAAACTGGGATGTCCCAACATCTCCAGAACCTAGTATGTCAAAAGATGGAGTTCCAATCTGGAAGACACCGGTAAACAATGGCACAGATTTATGGGAAGCTAATCTCAGAAATGGTGGTCAACCTCCACCTCAGCAGCAAGCTAAAACACCTTGGGGTCATACACCAGCAACAAACATTGGTGGAACTTGGGGTGAAGATGATGAAGCTGCAGATACATCTAATATGTGGACTGGTGCCCCCACATCTTCCCAACCAAATTCTGCAGCTGGCCAATGGACGACTGGTACCAGTAACCAAACTGGTATGTGGGGAG GATCCAACTGGGGTGATCCAAGGATCGATCATCGAGATCCTAGAGATCTCCGTTCTGTTGATCCTAGAGAGATGCGAGATCCCCGTGACCACAGAATGTCTTTGGATCCTCGAGAACACATACGCGTGATGGATCCAATGGCTCGTGATCCTAGGATGGCAGACATGCGTGGGGATCCCCGCGGAATTTCTGGAAGGTTAAACGGTGCCAATGCGGATGCAATGTGGGGTCAACCACCAGGTCCCCCACATCACCAAATGGGACATCAACATCCTTCAGGCCCTCCAACAAAGATGTTAAATCCTTCTAATATAAATCAGTGGGCTGCACCACCACCAAAGGATATTATGCCAGGGAAACCATCAGGTTGGGAAGAACCTTCTCCACCAACACAAAGAAGAAATGTCCCAAACTATGACGATGGCACAAGTTTATGGGGAAATCCTGCAGTTAATCAAAGGACCATACCTGGTAGTAAAGTTTCTCATTGGAAGGATCTTCCAACGCCAAATATAGGGAGAGGAG GAATGCAGTGTCCTCCGGGCATGCCACAGAATAGAATGCCAGCTCAACCTGGAATGAAACCAGATGTTAGTGGACCAATGTGGGGACATCCTGGTGCTGCTGGTGGACGAAATGGTAGTTGGGCTGAAGGACCACATGATACAGGTTCATGGGATGATCCAAAAACACCAAGTACCTGGAACGAAGCTCAATTAAATCCTGGCACTTGGGGTGGACCCAGTGCGCACAAACCTAAACCAATGGGGCCCACTGGAAGCTGGGCTGATACTGATATGGATCCTACTCCTAGTTGGGGTCATCCTACGAAACCAACTCTTACAAAGGAAGTTATATGGAATAGCAGGGAATTTAGATATCTTTGTGACATGGGATACAAA AAAGAAGATGTTGAATTGGCATTGAGAACTCGTGAAATGAATAGAGAGGAAGCTTTGGAACTTTTAAGTCAAGTGCGGCCTTTAGACCAATGGAGAAGACATGACGCACACTCCACTTATGATCCGACAAATCAAGCTACAACTGCGCCAGCATATCCTAGATTTAATCACGTCGCACAGCAAATGTCTTTTCCTCCG GGTGCTGGAGTGCCAAGTGGAAATGCAACTGGTAGTGTGGGAGGATCGGTTGCTAGTGCAAGTTTATTGAAAttacaacaacaacagcaacaaacTGCTGTTCCATTACAACAACAACAACCTAGTAGTAATGCACCTCAACCACCTTTCAATCAG GCTTCCAGAGCTCCTCAGAATCAACCCAGTACTCAACAACTGCGTATGTTAGTACAACAGATTCAGCTAGCCGTCCAGGAAGGTTACTTAAACCATCAAATTTTAAATCAACCACTTGCACCTCAAACTCTAATACTTTTGAACCAACTATTACAACAAATCAAAGTCTTACAACAGCTTCATCAACAACATTCTGTGCAAAGTACAATGAAGGGCAATGGCCAATCTGTTCTTCAGATCAGTGTACAAATTACAAAAACAAAACAGCAAATAGCAAACCTTCAAAACCAAATTGCTGTGCAACAAGCTACTTACATGAagcaacaacagcagcagcagcagcaacaacagcagcagcaacacCCTGTGCCACCATCTCAAAGCTCAGAATACTATAAGAGCTCAGTACATGATCCTATGTCAGCTTTGCAAAATAGTTTCACAGATTTGACAATGAATAAGGAACCTCCTGTT agTCAGCAACAGTCAAGACTGAATCAGTGGAAGTTACCTTCTTTGGACAAGGATGGAGAGTTAGTTTCGAACGAGTTCTCGAGAGCACCAGGAACAACCAGTAAGCCAGCAGCTACACCGGCTGGTTTAACACGATCACACAGTAGTCCTAACATGAATCCTTTGTTGGGTCAAGGAGATGGTACATGGTCCACCAGACTTGGAGAGAGTGGATGGCCAGATCCAGGTAACTCGGATTCCACTGATGGAAAGGATTGGCAGCCAACTGGTGCAGCTGCTGGTGCTGCTGCTTTCACCGATCTTGTACCTGAATTTGAACCTGGCAAGCCATGGAAG ATGAAGAGCATCGAGGATGATCCAAGCATTACTCCAGGCTCTATCGTTCGTTCACCGCTTTCTTTAGCAACGATCAAAGACCCAGATGCCATTTTTTCTTCAAGTAGTAAGACTTCGCCGCCACCACAACAACCTACCAATCCTGATACATCAATACCAAGTTTAAGTAATTCTACTTGGACGTTCAATCCACCTGCTACTACTCCAAACGCATTTACTAG ctCGAAGAACACTTGGGGTGAATCTGCTCCACCGCCGACTGCGGTTACTTCAGAGCTCTGGGGAGCACCAATGAGTAAGGTTCGTGGCCCTCCACCAGGCTTGAGCAGCAAAACTACGGGAAATACGAGCAATGGCTGGGCAGGTTTTGGCACCGTCAGCAGATCCAGTTCCTGGGGCTTTCAATCGAGCACAAATGCTGCCTGGGTTTCTACCTGGTTACTACTTAAGAATCTGACGCCTCAAATCGATGGTTCTACTTTGAAAACCCTCTGCATGCAACACGGTCCTGTTCAAGACTTCCGATTATACCTTAATCATGGAATTGCTTTAACCAAATATTCATCAAGAGATGAGGCTATTAAG GCACAAGGTGCTCTGAACAATTGCGTCCTGGGCAACACAACAATTTTCGCAGAATCTCCAGCCGATACCGAGGTGCACAGCTTGTTGCAACAACTTAGTCATGGAGGTCAACAACAAGCTGGAGCTACTACAGGAGCAGGTTGGGGCTTGCGACCATCGAACAAAACTGGTCCACCACCAGACACATGGGGCGGTAGTTCCAGCCAATTATGGGGCGCTCCACCGAGTAGCAATTCTCTTTGGAGCAGCGCTGGCATCGACAGCAATGATCAACAACGTGCTACGCCCAGTTCTCTGAACTCGTACTTACCCGGAGACCTTCTGGGAGGTGAGTCGATGTAG